The Microbulbifer sp. YPW1 genome contains a region encoding:
- a CDS encoding ParB/RepB/Spo0J family partition protein — protein MAAKRKGLGKGLSHLISNNASEAIAVATGERNGDIVERVDGELKELPIEFLQRGRYQPRRDFPQESLQELADSIRAQGIMQPIVVRPIGEHKYEIIAGERRWRAAQLAELDKVPALIRDVADEAAIAMALIENIQREDLNPVEEAVALKRLQDEFELTQQQVAEAVGKSRTAVTNLLRLLSLTDEVRTFLERGDIETGHAKALLGLSGDGQREAARQVVDRGLTVRQTEALVRRIQEQAGKPKAKKPEVDPNIRRLSERLAEKIGVPVAIDHGEKGAGKLVLKYTSLDELDGILAHLGYSED, from the coding sequence ATGGCCGCGAAACGCAAAGGCCTCGGGAAAGGGCTTTCCCATCTGATCAGCAACAATGCCAGCGAGGCGATCGCCGTCGCCACTGGTGAGCGCAATGGCGATATCGTCGAGCGCGTCGACGGCGAGCTCAAAGAGCTGCCCATCGAATTTTTGCAGCGCGGCCGCTATCAGCCGCGCCGCGACTTCCCACAGGAATCCCTGCAGGAACTGGCTGACTCCATCCGCGCCCAGGGCATCATGCAGCCCATCGTCGTGCGCCCGATCGGCGAGCACAAGTACGAGATCATCGCCGGTGAGCGCCGCTGGCGCGCAGCCCAGCTGGCCGAACTGGACAAGGTTCCGGCATTGATCCGCGATGTGGCTGACGAAGCTGCCATCGCCATGGCGCTGATCGAAAACATCCAGCGCGAAGATCTCAACCCGGTCGAGGAGGCGGTTGCCCTCAAGCGCCTGCAGGACGAATTCGAGCTCACCCAGCAGCAGGTGGCGGAAGCGGTGGGCAAATCCCGCACCGCAGTGACCAACCTGTTGCGCCTGTTGAGCCTGACCGACGAAGTGCGTACCTTCCTCGAGCGCGGTGATATTGAAACCGGCCACGCCAAGGCTCTGTTGGGCTTGTCCGGTGATGGTCAGCGCGAAGCCGCCCGCCAGGTGGTGGATCGCGGCCTGACCGTACGCCAGACAGAGGCGCTGGTACGCCGTATCCAGGAGCAGGCCGGCAAGCCGAAGGCGAAGAAACCGGAAGTGGATCCGAATATTCGACGCCTCAGCGAGCGCCTGGCTGAAAAAATTGGCGTGCCGGTTGCCATCGATCACGGTGAAAAAGGCGCCGGCAAGCTGGTGCTCAAATACACCAGTCTCGATGAGCTGGACGGTATCCTCGCCCATCTGGGATACAGCGAGGACTGA